A part of Geothrix oryzae genomic DNA contains:
- a CDS encoding transporter translates to MKRSSSSPLALVLLLGAFLGHALGAQEPSRPTPIQDNSFLLEEAYNQEAGVIQHIQTFSRLQRSGDWVYTFTEEWPWGGQRHQLSLTAPLQRLASSPDGGRRGMGDLALNYRYQALGDGSSVVAFAPRLSVLLPTGNHNQGRGNGNPGLQVNLPLSVVLGDQFVTHMNLGYTYTPHAKDLLGHQADIGTTNIGQSFVWLARQDVNLLLEFAYTSGEVVAGPGVRQPTQSAFISPGIRWAYTFPSGLQVVPGIAVPIGVGASRGEKAIFLYLSFEHPFTRGK, encoded by the coding sequence ATGAAACGATCATCCTCCTCCCCCCTCGCCCTCGTCCTGCTGCTCGGCGCCTTCTTGGGCCACGCCCTCGGCGCTCAGGAGCCCTCCCGCCCCACCCCCATCCAGGACAATTCCTTCCTCCTGGAGGAGGCCTACAACCAGGAGGCGGGCGTCATCCAGCACATCCAGACCTTCTCCCGGCTCCAGCGCAGCGGAGATTGGGTCTACACCTTCACGGAGGAGTGGCCCTGGGGCGGCCAGCGCCATCAGCTGAGCCTCACGGCCCCGCTGCAGCGGCTGGCCTCGTCGCCCGACGGCGGCCGCCGCGGCATGGGCGACCTCGCCCTGAACTACCGCTATCAGGCGCTGGGGGATGGCTCGTCGGTGGTGGCCTTTGCCCCGCGTCTTTCCGTCCTGCTGCCCACGGGCAACCACAACCAGGGGCGCGGCAACGGGAATCCCGGCCTTCAGGTCAATCTGCCCCTCAGCGTGGTGCTCGGCGATCAGTTCGTGACCCACATGAACCTGGGCTACACCTACACGCCCCACGCCAAGGACCTGCTCGGCCACCAGGCCGACATCGGCACCACGAACATCGGCCAGAGCTTCGTCTGGCTGGCCCGGCAGGATGTCAACCTGCTCCTGGAGTTCGCCTACACCAGCGGCGAGGTGGTGGCGGGCCCGGGGGTCCGCCAGCCCACCCAGAGCGCCTTCATCTCCCCCGGCATCCGCTGGGCCTACACCTTCCCCAGCGGCCTCCAGGTCGTGCCGGGCATCGCGGTGCCCATCGGCGTGGGCGCCAGTCGCGGCGAGAAGGCCATCTTCCTCTACTTGAGCTTCGAGCACCCCTTCACCAGAGGGAAATGA
- a CDS encoding TonB-dependent receptor, protein MSHRCFGPALLALLAAGPAFAAAATSGQLSGRVADDQGRAVAGASLTLANPVSGYRQRVRSDARGAFVFQNVPFNTYHLDTQATGLMPSHLDVDIHSQLPLQVTVSLKPEGAVVVVEENLRLVEDHPSTHIDIDKTTIERTPAAVQSRAMESILLTTPGFIADENGRFHFRGSHGQMTYVVDGIPVSDQMHASFSNSLDPSQVESMEVITGGISAEYGGKPVVVVNLTTKSGLGTPDGFEGEASFGVSRFNTSEAGFNGRGGKAAFGWFVSAAASESDRFLDPVNFENLHNHGKTGRLFSRFDWILGSRDTLRFSLSGGRTDREVVNLASQQLRGQDQRAATSDFNASLAWAHLFSASQSLDASLFFRASRAELKPSEDLADGFTAGGHRDVPYWAKQDRSLDNLGVQVSFTQRWGQENLLKVGLQRIAFPLHERFSFALTEDAQAAGPSDPLYPYTPAGGGNLFRFEASLRPTLTSAFLQNDIHLGSFFLALGLRHDTYTVADLSDNLLQPRLGLSYRVDATGTVFRASYDRLMILREHENLALSLSQQAWDLGPYAGTPRQPLRPERQHSYSYGVEQQLGKAGRLMVEYWEKQSRNAGDNAQFLNTGLLFPVGADRGIFRGMNLRLDLVPVKGWSAYLSLGRTRAIFQAPLVGGLQLEAPEAAAGERFLIDHDQKLSAQAGLTYEHEGLTAQVIGRYDSGLVASDPVQVDGNPDYAFGAGYVRKDSEGTWRIKPRTTWNLSLGKEWAISGRRRLAMGLDLLNATDERGLYNFLSTFGGTHVVPPRTLAARVKWKF, encoded by the coding sequence GTGTCGCACCGCTGCTTCGGCCCCGCCCTCCTCGCCCTTCTCGCCGCTGGACCGGCTTTCGCCGCTGCGGCCACCAGCGGCCAGCTGTCGGGCCGGGTGGCCGATGACCAGGGCCGGGCCGTGGCCGGGGCCAGCCTGACCCTCGCCAATCCCGTGTCGGGCTACCGGCAGCGGGTGCGTAGCGATGCCCGGGGGGCCTTCGTCTTCCAGAATGTGCCCTTCAACACCTACCACCTGGACACCCAGGCCACGGGTCTGATGCCCAGCCACCTCGATGTGGACATCCACAGCCAGCTGCCCCTCCAGGTGACCGTGAGCCTCAAGCCCGAAGGCGCCGTGGTGGTGGTGGAGGAGAACCTGCGGCTGGTGGAGGATCACCCCAGCACCCACATCGACATCGACAAGACGACCATCGAGCGCACCCCGGCGGCCGTGCAGAGCCGGGCCATGGAGAGCATCCTGCTCACCACCCCGGGCTTCATCGCCGACGAGAACGGCCGCTTCCACTTCCGGGGCAGCCACGGGCAGATGACCTATGTGGTGGACGGCATTCCCGTCTCGGATCAGATGCACGCCTCCTTCAGCAACAGCCTGGATCCCTCCCAGGTGGAGAGCATGGAGGTCATCACGGGCGGCATTTCGGCGGAGTACGGCGGCAAGCCCGTGGTGGTGGTGAACCTCACCACCAAGTCGGGGCTCGGCACTCCGGATGGGTTCGAGGGTGAGGCCTCCTTCGGCGTCTCGCGCTTCAACACTTCCGAAGCCGGGTTCAATGGGCGGGGCGGGAAGGCCGCCTTCGGCTGGTTCGTGAGTGCCGCCGCCAGCGAAAGCGACCGGTTCCTCGACCCCGTCAACTTCGAGAACCTGCACAACCACGGGAAGACCGGGCGGCTCTTCTCGCGCTTCGACTGGATCCTCGGCAGCCGGGACACCCTGCGGTTCTCGCTGTCCGGGGGCCGGACGGACCGCGAGGTGGTCAACCTGGCTTCCCAGCAACTGCGGGGCCAGGATCAGCGCGCCGCCACCTCGGACTTCAATGCGAGCCTGGCCTGGGCCCACCTGTTCAGCGCGAGCCAGAGCCTGGATGCCTCCCTGTTCTTCCGGGCCTCACGGGCGGAGCTGAAGCCCAGCGAAGACTTGGCCGACGGCTTCACGGCGGGCGGCCACCGCGATGTTCCGTACTGGGCGAAGCAGGACCGCAGCCTGGACAACCTGGGCGTCCAGGTGTCCTTCACGCAGCGGTGGGGCCAGGAGAACCTGCTGAAGGTGGGGCTCCAGCGCATAGCCTTCCCCCTCCACGAACGGTTCAGCTTTGCCCTCACCGAGGATGCCCAGGCCGCGGGCCCCTCGGATCCCCTGTACCCCTACACCCCCGCCGGCGGCGGGAACCTGTTCCGCTTCGAGGCGAGCCTGCGCCCCACGCTGACCTCGGCCTTCCTCCAGAACGACATCCACCTGGGCTCGTTCTTCCTGGCGCTGGGCCTCCGCCACGACACCTACACCGTGGCCGACCTCTCCGACAACCTGCTGCAGCCCCGCCTGGGGCTGAGCTACCGCGTGGACGCCACGGGCACCGTCTTCCGCGCCTCCTATGACCGCCTGATGATCCTGCGGGAGCACGAGAACCTGGCCCTGTCGCTGTCCCAGCAGGCCTGGGACCTGGGGCCCTACGCGGGCACGCCCCGACAGCCCCTGCGGCCTGAACGCCAGCATTCGTACAGCTACGGCGTGGAGCAGCAGCTGGGCAAGGCCGGCCGCCTCATGGTGGAGTACTGGGAGAAGCAGAGCCGCAACGCGGGCGACAACGCCCAGTTCCTCAACACCGGCCTGCTGTTCCCGGTGGGCGCCGACCGGGGGATCTTCCGGGGCATGAACCTGCGCCTGGACCTGGTGCCCGTGAAGGGCTGGTCGGCCTACCTGAGCCTGGGCCGCACCCGGGCCATCTTCCAGGCGCCCCTGGTGGGCGGACTCCAGCTGGAGGCGCCCGAGGCCGCGGCCGGCGAGCGCTTCCTCATCGACCACGACCAGAAGCTGAGCGCCCAGGCAGGTCTCACCTACGAGCACGAGGGGCTCACGGCGCAGGTGATCGGCCGCTACGACTCGGGCCTGGTGGCCAGCGATCCCGTCCAGGTCGACGGGAATCCCGACTACGCCTTCGGCGCGGGGTATGTCCGGAAGGACTCCGAGGGCACCTGGCGGATCAAGCCGCGCACCACCTGGAACCTGAGCCTGGGGAAGGAGTGGGCCATCTCCGGGCGGCGGCGCCTGGCCATGGGCCTGGACCTGCTGAACGCCACGGACGAGCGGGGCCTCTACAACTTCCTCAGCACCTTCGGCGGCACCCATGTCGTCCCGCCCCGCACCCTGGCGGCGCGGGTGAAGTGGAAATTCTGA
- a CDS encoding efflux RND transporter periplasmic adaptor subunit yields MKRKKLWILGGGLAVVLIGGLSLAGMRDKGIGVQVATVGRENLQSKVSANGKVQAVTKADISANVMGQVTRLAVKEGDRVSKGQFLMEIDPRSARANADAMQANLQATQSDLISTTANLAQARSDFERAKANRTAGIISAADFERAKTAFETAQAAQETSRRRADQAKANVNQSHVGLGYSTISSPMDGVVTARRIELGETAVPGIQNQAGTVLLTVSDMSKVEAEMEVDEASIPSVKLGEEAQVRIDAYPNQTFQGQVTEVGGSPILKTSTNEATKFKVKVWIKNPPLTIKPGLSAQADIFTGSREQALTIPFQALVMREIKLKPGETHKPGAPREEEGVFLQEGGKAKFVPVKTGLMGDLSVEVLSGLKGGETLITGPNRALRDLKGGEAVRVEKAKKKEEPKA; encoded by the coding sequence ATGAAGCGGAAAAAGCTGTGGATCCTCGGTGGAGGTCTGGCGGTCGTCCTGATCGGCGGCCTGAGCCTCGCCGGCATGAGGGACAAGGGCATCGGCGTGCAGGTCGCCACCGTGGGCCGGGAGAACCTCCAGTCGAAGGTCAGCGCCAACGGCAAGGTCCAGGCCGTGACCAAGGCCGACATCTCCGCGAATGTCATGGGCCAAGTCACGCGACTCGCCGTCAAGGAGGGCGACCGGGTCAGCAAGGGCCAGTTCCTCATGGAAATCGACCCCCGCAGCGCCCGGGCCAATGCGGACGCCATGCAGGCCAACCTCCAGGCCACCCAGTCGGACCTGATCTCCACCACGGCGAACCTCGCCCAGGCCCGCTCGGATTTCGAGCGGGCGAAGGCCAATCGCACGGCGGGCATCATCTCGGCCGCCGACTTCGAGCGCGCCAAGACGGCCTTCGAGACCGCCCAGGCGGCCCAGGAGACCTCGCGCCGCCGCGCGGACCAGGCGAAGGCCAATGTGAACCAGTCCCATGTGGGCCTGGGGTATTCCACCATCTCCTCGCCTATGGACGGCGTGGTGACCGCCCGCCGGATCGAGCTGGGGGAGACCGCCGTCCCCGGCATCCAGAATCAGGCCGGCACCGTGCTGCTCACCGTCTCCGACATGAGCAAGGTCGAAGCGGAGATGGAAGTGGACGAAGCCTCCATCCCCAGCGTGAAGCTCGGCGAAGAGGCCCAGGTTCGCATCGACGCCTATCCCAACCAGACCTTCCAGGGCCAGGTCACGGAAGTGGGTGGCAGCCCCATCCTCAAGACCAGCACCAACGAGGCCACCAAGTTCAAGGTGAAGGTCTGGATCAAGAACCCCCCCCTCACCATCAAGCCCGGCCTCTCCGCCCAGGCCGACATCTTCACGGGCAGCCGCGAGCAGGCCCTGACCATCCCCTTCCAGGCCCTGGTCATGCGCGAGATCAAGCTCAAGCCCGGCGAGACCCACAAGCCCGGCGCCCCCAGGGAGGAGGAAGGCGTCTTCCTACAGGAAGGCGGCAAGGCCAAGTTCGTCCCCGTGAAGACGGGCCTCATGGGCGACCTGTCCGTGGAAGTGCTCTCCGGCCTCAAGGGCGGCGAGACGCTCATCACGGGGCCCAACCGCGCCCTCCGCGACCTGAAGGGCGGCGAGGCCGTCCGCGTGGAGAAGGCGAAGAAGAAGGAAGAGCCGAAGGCCTGA
- a CDS encoding ABC transporter permease: MNLTELLRSSLRAIRAHTLRSFLTLLGVIIGVATIVAVVGVISGLNTYVKEKIIVLAPDVFIVQKFGIIRSRKEFLDAVKRPPITWAEYERLSSGMLKEATQVSAATGNAMPVNYGEKRLPDVIVIGATANFGILFNLEMESGRYFSESENQAAQAVAVIGANTKEELFPHLDPIGRTILIRGLPFRIIGVMPKQGRSIGFNQDGRIYLPLQVYRKNFMAANETLELHIKARGGVEGLDASMDEVRAMFRAMRHTSFRNPDPFGIITQESLQQLWKTISSAAFLLLMLISSVSLGVGGIVIMNIMLVSVVERTQEIGVRMALGARKKDIRRQFLLEAALLSAAGGVIGVLVGAAGAFTVRALADFPAQITPGIVLTGILLSTLVGLAAGFLPAYRASNLVVIDAIRAE; encoded by the coding sequence ATGAACCTCACCGAACTCCTACGCTCCTCGCTGAGGGCGATCCGGGCGCACACCCTGCGCAGCTTCCTCACGCTGCTGGGCGTCATCATCGGCGTGGCCACCATCGTCGCCGTGGTGGGCGTGATCTCCGGCCTGAACACCTATGTGAAGGAGAAGATCATCGTCCTGGCGCCGGATGTGTTCATCGTGCAGAAGTTCGGCATCATCCGAAGCCGGAAGGAATTCCTGGACGCGGTCAAGCGCCCGCCCATCACCTGGGCGGAATACGAGAGGCTCTCCAGCGGCATGCTCAAGGAGGCCACCCAGGTCTCCGCCGCCACGGGCAACGCCATGCCCGTGAACTACGGCGAAAAGCGCCTGCCCGATGTCATCGTGATCGGCGCCACCGCCAACTTCGGCATCCTCTTCAACCTGGAGATGGAATCCGGCCGCTACTTCAGCGAGAGCGAGAACCAGGCGGCGCAGGCCGTGGCCGTCATCGGCGCGAACACCAAAGAAGAGCTGTTCCCCCACCTGGATCCCATCGGGCGCACGATCCTCATCCGCGGCCTCCCCTTCCGCATCATCGGCGTGATGCCCAAGCAGGGGCGCAGCATCGGCTTCAACCAGGACGGCCGCATCTACCTCCCGCTCCAGGTCTACCGGAAGAACTTCATGGCGGCCAACGAGACCCTGGAGCTGCACATCAAGGCCCGGGGCGGCGTGGAGGGGCTGGACGCCTCCATGGATGAAGTCCGGGCCATGTTCCGCGCCATGCGGCACACCAGCTTCCGCAACCCGGATCCCTTCGGCATCATCACCCAGGAGAGCCTGCAGCAGCTGTGGAAGACCATCAGCAGCGCCGCCTTCCTGTTGCTCATGCTCATCTCCAGCGTCAGCCTCGGCGTCGGCGGCATCGTGATCATGAACATCATGCTGGTGAGCGTGGTCGAGCGCACTCAGGAGATCGGCGTGCGCATGGCCCTGGGGGCCAGGAAGAAGGACATCCGCCGCCAGTTCCTGCTGGAGGCCGCGCTGCTGTCGGCGGCGGGAGGCGTCATCGGCGTGCTGGTGGGCGCCGCGGGTGCCTTCACCGTCCGGGCGCTGGCGGATTTCCCGGCCCAGATCACGCCGGGCATCGTCCTGACGGGCATCCTCCTCAGCACCCTGGTGGGCCTGGCTGCGGGCTTCCTGCCCGCCTACCGCGCCTCCAACCTCGTCGTCATCGACGCCATCCGCGCGGAGTAG
- a CDS encoding ABC transporter permease: MNRRKAGFRGIGTENMRFALRAMLSQKLRSFLTLLGIVAGVATVIAMVSFVSGFNAAVTDSFSSFGTTLVQFQKYEQRFGGGGPLPEDQKRRRNLTIEDAEALKLTATLAAAVSQERYLFGPAGAALTIKTPEGTEANGPTFVGTNPDYAPANNSFVQDGRFLVDADVSHASRTCVLGPETASALFGRKDPIGRTVLVNGTAFSVVGLLEKKGSFLGGDADNILIIPISTFDDMFPQIKNGTGDTIHIATVPKDPKRMYDMMDQEVAILRVRRGLRANQPNDFAIFTSEAQLKTFQQITGGIAGAMIVIAAIALLVGGVGVMNIMLVSVTERTREIGVRKALGATRRDIAMQFLVEAISLTGVGGAVGIAAGLGIAMLVRLVFEFPAAAPLWSIVLGFGVSTAIGLIFGLWPALKAAKQDPIEALRYE, from the coding sequence ATGAACAGGCGGAAGGCGGGATTCAGGGGCATCGGCACCGAGAACATGCGGTTCGCCCTCCGCGCCATGCTCTCCCAGAAGCTGCGCAGCTTCCTCACGCTGCTGGGCATCGTGGCGGGCGTGGCCACGGTCATCGCCATGGTGAGCTTCGTCTCGGGCTTCAACGCCGCCGTCACCGACAGCTTCAGCAGCTTCGGCACCACCCTGGTGCAGTTCCAGAAATACGAGCAGCGCTTTGGCGGCGGGGGCCCCCTGCCCGAGGACCAAAAGCGGCGGCGGAACCTGACCATCGAGGACGCCGAGGCCCTCAAGCTCACGGCCACCCTGGCGGCGGCGGTCTCCCAGGAACGCTACCTCTTCGGCCCCGCGGGCGCCGCGCTCACCATCAAGACGCCCGAGGGCACCGAGGCCAACGGCCCCACCTTCGTGGGTACCAACCCCGACTATGCACCCGCCAACAACAGCTTCGTCCAGGACGGCCGCTTCCTCGTGGATGCGGATGTGTCGCACGCGTCCCGCACCTGCGTGCTGGGCCCGGAAACCGCCTCCGCCCTCTTCGGGCGCAAGGATCCCATCGGCCGCACCGTCCTCGTGAACGGCACTGCCTTCAGCGTCGTGGGCCTGCTGGAGAAGAAGGGCAGCTTCCTGGGCGGCGACGCGGACAACATCCTGATCATCCCCATCAGCACCTTCGACGACATGTTCCCCCAGATCAAGAATGGCACCGGCGACACCATCCACATCGCCACCGTACCCAAGGATCCGAAGCGCATGTACGACATGATGGACCAGGAAGTGGCCATCCTGCGGGTCCGCCGCGGGCTGAGGGCCAACCAGCCCAACGACTTCGCCATCTTCACCAGCGAGGCGCAGCTGAAGACCTTCCAGCAGATCACCGGGGGCATCGCCGGGGCCATGATCGTCATCGCCGCCATCGCCCTGTTGGTGGGGGGCGTGGGCGTCATGAACATCATGCTCGTGAGCGTCACCGAGCGCACCCGGGAGATCGGCGTCCGCAAGGCCCTGGGCGCCACCCGCCGCGACATCGCCATGCAGTTCCTGGTGGAGGCCATCAGCCTCACGGGCGTGGGCGGGGCCGTGGGCATCGCCGCGGGGCTGGGCATCGCCATGCTCGTGCGCCTCGTCTTCGAGTTCCCCGCCGCCGCCCCCCTCTGGAGCATCGTCCTCGGCTTCGGCGTCAGCACGGCCATCGGGCTGATCTTCGGGCTGTGGCCCGCCCTCAAGGCTGCGAAGCAGGATCCCATCGAGGCCCTCCGCTACGAATAG
- a CDS encoding pyridoxal phosphate-dependent decarboxylase family protein: MDAQEFRRLGYQLVDWIADYREGLERLPVMSQVKPGEIRAAFPDHPPQHGGRMAQALAALDRDVMPGITHWNHPSFFAYFPSNTSYSSILGDLAASGIGAQGMSWQTSPAATEVEEVVMDWLRQMVGLGPDFTGVIHDTASTATFTALLCAREKASDYAQDTEGLQSGESPLVIYATDQGHSSIEKAALLAGFGRSFLRLIPTDDQHAIRMDLLQAAIEKDLEIGLRPCALVAAVGTTGTTALDPVVAMADLAEKHGLWLHVDAALAGTAMVLPECRWMWAGIERADSLVFNPHKWMGVGFDLSAYFVRDPQHLIRVMSTNPSYLRTAQDGQVSNFRDWHIQLGRRFRALKLWFYLMDVGVEGLQARLRRDLENAQWLKAQVDAAPDWERLAPVPLQTVCVRHLKPGLDEPGLAAHNLDIARRINDGGKAYLTPSLLKGTQILRVSIGAETTERRHVEALWEALRHAALEA; this comes from the coding sequence ATGGACGCCCAAGAATTCCGCCGCCTCGGTTATCAGCTCGTGGACTGGATCGCGGACTACCGCGAAGGCCTGGAGCGCCTGCCGGTCATGAGCCAGGTGAAGCCCGGCGAGATCCGGGCCGCCTTCCCGGATCACCCGCCCCAGCATGGGGGCCGCATGGCCCAGGCCCTGGCGGCCCTGGACCGGGATGTGATGCCGGGCATCACCCACTGGAACCATCCCTCCTTCTTCGCCTACTTCCCCAGCAACACCAGCTACAGCTCGATCCTCGGCGACCTCGCGGCGTCGGGCATCGGCGCCCAGGGCATGAGCTGGCAGACCAGTCCCGCGGCCACCGAGGTCGAAGAGGTCGTCATGGACTGGCTGCGTCAGATGGTGGGGCTGGGCCCCGATTTCACCGGCGTCATCCACGACACCGCCAGCACCGCCACCTTCACCGCCCTGCTCTGCGCCCGGGAGAAAGCCTCGGACTACGCCCAGGACACCGAGGGGCTGCAGAGCGGCGAATCGCCCCTGGTGATCTACGCCACCGACCAGGGCCACAGCTCCATCGAAAAGGCCGCCCTGCTCGCCGGCTTCGGCCGCAGCTTCCTGCGTCTCATCCCCACCGACGACCAGCACGCCATCCGCATGGACTTGCTGCAGGCCGCCATCGAGAAGGATCTGGAGATCGGCCTGCGGCCTTGCGCCCTCGTCGCGGCGGTCGGCACCACGGGCACCACGGCCCTTGATCCGGTGGTGGCCATGGCGGACCTCGCCGAGAAGCACGGCCTGTGGCTCCATGTGGACGCGGCCCTGGCGGGCACGGCCATGGTGCTGCCCGAATGCCGCTGGATGTGGGCGGGCATCGAGCGGGCCGACAGCCTGGTGTTCAACCCCCACAAGTGGATGGGCGTGGGCTTCGACCTCAGCGCCTACTTCGTGCGCGATCCCCAGCACCTCATCCGCGTGATGAGCACCAACCCCAGCTACCTGCGCACGGCCCAGGACGGCCAGGTGAGCAACTTCCGGGATTGGCACATCCAGCTCGGCCGCCGCTTCCGGGCTCTCAAGCTCTGGTTCTACCTCATGGATGTGGGCGTGGAGGGCCTGCAGGCCCGCCTGCGACGCGACCTCGAGAATGCCCAGTGGCTGAAGGCGCAGGTGGACGCAGCCCCGGACTGGGAGCGCCTGGCACCCGTGCCCCTGCAGACCGTCTGCGTCCGCCACCTCAAGCCTGGGCTCGATGAACCCGGTCTCGCCGCCCACAACCTCGACATCGCCCGCCGCATCAACGATGGCGGCAAGGCCTATCTCACGCCCTCCCTGCTCAAGGGAACGCAGATCCTCCGCGTGAGCATCGGCGCCGAAACCACCGAACGGCGGCATGTCGAGGCCCTGTGGGAGGCCTTGAGGCACGCGGCGCTGGAGGCCTGA
- a CDS encoding pyridoxal phosphate-dependent aminotransferase, producing the protein MSVPLLSPEKPAFAVPEGNLVPVSDHLGRLLAIPPSRMFLINKSLKVFQEKQPGVPVFDASQGDGGSSLPGVPEALLDRAFELQKQHGTAYDMPFGTEAYRKSVAEAYWKLAPDTGWGPANVIGTQGGRDGLQKAYQAMLALGHGRQGDVVVVSRVPWISYNWGPYGIGANVMWAPGRAEEGWAYSEEGLRACVTEAAAQGRKVAGLVITSPDNPTGQTLTLARQIELARAALEAGVAFVLFDWMYHAVGDGEPYDVNVLLRAFEPALRKRLMVLDGITKSLGGSNIRNCHLLADAEVVKTIVAQASHTVIPSFFSLAVAMAAYEKGFAAASAPIAGPTRASRAWLREFLKAQGLTHIIGQGYYAFIKVAEVLKARGWADSEPMGQHLAENHGVAVVPGAFFSPYGAEWIRFSYATPPERTQGAAERLVAALKSLQS; encoded by the coding sequence GTGTCCGTGCCCCTGCTCTCTCCCGAGAAGCCTGCCTTCGCTGTACCTGAAGGGAACCTCGTCCCCGTGAGCGACCACCTGGGGCGGCTGCTGGCCATTCCACCTTCCCGCATGTTCCTCATCAACAAGTCGCTGAAGGTGTTCCAGGAGAAGCAGCCCGGCGTGCCGGTCTTCGACGCCAGCCAGGGCGACGGCGGGTCCTCCCTGCCGGGCGTGCCCGAAGCCCTGCTGGATCGCGCCTTCGAGCTGCAGAAGCAGCACGGCACGGCCTACGACATGCCCTTCGGCACCGAGGCGTACCGCAAGAGCGTGGCCGAGGCCTACTGGAAGCTGGCGCCGGACACAGGGTGGGGTCCGGCCAATGTCATCGGCACGCAGGGCGGCCGCGACGGCCTGCAGAAGGCCTACCAGGCCATGCTGGCCCTGGGCCACGGCCGCCAGGGCGATGTGGTCGTGGTGAGCCGCGTGCCCTGGATCAGCTACAACTGGGGGCCGTACGGCATCGGCGCCAATGTCATGTGGGCCCCGGGCCGCGCCGAGGAGGGCTGGGCCTACTCGGAAGAAGGCCTCCGCGCCTGTGTGACGGAAGCGGCTGCGCAGGGCCGCAAGGTGGCGGGCCTGGTCATCACCAGCCCTGACAATCCCACTGGACAGACCCTCACGCTGGCGCGCCAGATCGAGCTGGCCCGCGCGGCGCTGGAAGCGGGCGTGGCCTTCGTGCTCTTCGACTGGATGTACCACGCCGTGGGCGACGGCGAGCCCTACGATGTGAATGTGCTGTTGCGGGCCTTCGAGCCCGCGCTCCGCAAGCGGCTCATGGTGCTGGACGGCATCACCAAGAGCCTGGGCGGTTCGAACATCCGCAACTGCCATCTGCTGGCGGACGCCGAGGTGGTGAAGACCATCGTGGCCCAGGCCTCGCACACGGTGATCCCCTCCTTCTTCAGTCTGGCAGTGGCCATGGCCGCCTACGAGAAGGGCTTTGCCGCCGCCAGCGCGCCCATCGCCGGTCCCACCCGCGCCAGCCGCGCCTGGCTGCGCGAGTTCCTGAAGGCCCAAGGGCTCACCCACATCATCGGGCAGGGCTATTACGCCTTCATCAAGGTGGCCGAGGTTCTGAAGGCCAGAGGCTGGGCCGATTCGGAACCCATGGGCCAGCACCTCGCCGAGAACCATGGCGTGGCCGTTGTGCCCGGGGCCTTCTTCAGCCCCTACGGCGCCGAGTGGATCCGCTTCTCCTACGCCACGCCCCCCGAACGCACCCAGGGCGCCGCCGAGCGGCTCGTCGCGGCCCTCAAGTCCCTTCAGAGCTGA